The proteins below come from a single Rosa rugosa chromosome 2, drRosRugo1.1, whole genome shotgun sequence genomic window:
- the LOC133730468 gene encoding B3 domain-containing protein At2g33720-like — protein MAETLLFPSLFASTREEQHLPCALNQAEHRGLDLGLGLSLGSIDYDPWIIKKKLTVSDLGELSRLLVPKSLTQKHVLRFMNKSLNERVHSSNGELVTVYDCDMKSKHELVFKYWPSSKSYVLQANWKKEFVNVRKLKEGDQIGLYWDARRSIFVFSLLKRAD, from the coding sequence ATGGCTGAAACACTCCTGTTTCCATCTCTGTTTGCTTCAACAAGGGAAGAGCAACACCTACCCTGTGCACTCAACCAAGCTGAACACAGAGGTCTTGATCTAGGGCTAGGGCTAAGTCTGGGCTCCATTGACTACGACCCGTGGATCATCAAGAAGAAGTTGACGGTCAGCGACCTCGGAGAATTGAGCAGGCTTTTGGTGCCCAAGAGTTTAACCCAGAAACATGTTTTGCGATTCATGAACAAGAGCTTGAACGAAAGGGTCCACAGTAGCAATGGGGAACTTGTCACCGTTTACGACTGTGACATGAAATCGAAGCATGAGTTGGTCTTCAAATACTGGCCGTCGTCAAAGAGTTACGTTTTGCAAGCAAACTGGAAGAAGGAGTTTGTGAATGTGAGGAAATTGAAGGAAGGTGATCAAATTGGGCTTTATTGGGATGCCCGGCGTTCCATTTTCGTATTTTCTCTTCTTAAACGAGCAGACTGA
- the LOC133733893 gene encoding uncharacterized protein LOC133733893 produces the protein MGKSLTAKSCTRPTRRNVASSVKSSPTKAQCLPVTEANNGSEVITKQALPSTSHTSYGRDDISRKIAVPEEVTSKQALPSASNASYCRDDRLRKVAVPLPHTGVNLPHTQLQTSKPSGLRMPSPSLSFFNQQKASSLPGSHKSSSQPCKIPKFRQIGSVNPSHELRPPSLGKMPNVTNAGTVMGNINVQCSSSSSVLSDTSPAAMDKVDSVSQIRHVQAELKVSSKSKGYGMTEDHRKLNSIPVHGYQQSTPQAEPNITEELSYMEDVEFQSDGKCLMDQGLSLAFPPKSTEIQGHSFEKVADASPEVQNGSAAEYKIVDAFSYSRCEDQAKDDISTLKTMSRNLHVEDAQMLASDRKTDEINGVKLSTSAPDNWQLVKVDSEKPEHQDLSNPCYIGEQVYQDERLNLNDCVLDGFDVLPEDSQQNNVLPRFESKEAEGNGAGPIEPAISRNLSVIPPVMLDCRFNEVEMVDSPSVENIASVSEDNGPVVENHNLDTQFRNDIRLHGQASLELHNMDEDQRRVSLTAHDIKTTSLKSGDSTSQLNLTMQVEAGSAKDTIEHRYLGFKGSDLSVESSCHASQLQPEYDIISCHQDTSMAQIKFMSDEINVIEEETNVPSGEFDDGKHNVQQAKQDISCFRAEARILNWIPGDYGLSFEGSKSVEECHKYNTGNSEDISLKVNWCDASGLQSPPDLSKHEILEEANKQVDEGNDVIKEPLPGSPEESSVANCRYSVGFNNAHKLSGCPELRHPNIVAVQVSQEFKPRSDLNGTLLANNASCKECEETDELVVDRNDACGSEPKCSDACMEVAPAIPDGTPDLGGKVDYSQLELAVTRSSMVEQSPEKVHGYTKSRDTNRLCDQAASVESDSSAKTTNEEDSVQTLACNSLEGKLRSSLISDQTSPSGTILQDNEVNVLSSNTLAEDAETNILNINHTLDDEQQQGLDDTMYPPKDKDATKELKKSRSGRKQDGLVIKPPSDAVPFSDEWLAAIEAAGEEILTKKGGAVQNSPPNKSPPQLGPYSPVKRKQNQVIGPFDCTKHTNNPPGSQ, from the exons ATGGGAAAATCCTTGACTGCTAAAAGTTGTACTCGTCCAACCAGAAGAAATGTG GCCAGTTCAGTGAAGTCTTCACCAACCAAAGCACAATGTCTGCCAGTTACAGAAGCAAACAATGGATCAGAGGTTATCACAAAACAAGCACTTCCTTCTACCAGTCATACATCATATGGCCGTGATGACATATCCAGAAAAATTGCAGTTCCTGAGGAGGTGACCTCAAAACAAGCACTTCCTTCTGCCAGTAATGCATCATACTGCCGTGATGACAGACTTAGAAAAGTTGCAGTTCCTCTTCCTCACACTGGTGTGAACTTGCCACATACTCAACTCCAAACATCAAAACCATCAGGTTTGCGGATGCCATCACCCTCGCTGAGTTTCTTTAATCAG CAAAAAGCTTCTTCTTTACCTGGCTCCCATAAGAGCAGTTCACAACCATGCAAAATTCCTAAGTTTAGGCAAATTGGTTCTGTAAATCCAAGTCATGAATTGAGGCCGCCTTCACTTGGGAAAATGCCAAATGTGACCAATGCTGGGACAGTAATGGGAAATATTAATGTTCAGTGTTCAAGTTCAAGTTCCGTTCTATCTGATACTAGCCCTGCGGCAATGGACAAAGTGGATTCAGTCTCGCAAATAAGACATGTGCAGGCGGAACTGAAGGTATCATCTAAGTCAAAAGGTTATGGTATGACAGAGGATCACAGAAAGTTAAATAGCATACCTGTTCATGGCTACCAACAATCTACCCCACAAGCAGAACCAAATATTACTGAAGAGCTTTCTTACATGGAAGATGTAGAATTTCAGAGTGATGGTAAATGTCTAATGGATCAGGGGTTGTCTCTTGCATTTCCTCCAAAAAGTACAGAGATTCAGGGCCACAGTTTCGAGAAGGTTGCAGATGCTAGTCCAGAAGTCCAAAATGGTAGTGCAGCTGAATACAAAATAGTTGATGCCTTCTCTTACTCTAGATGTGAAGATCAAGCAAAAGATGATATTAGTACATTGAAGACAATGAGTAGGAATCTGCATGTGGAAGATGCACAAATGCTGGCTTCAGATAGAAAAACAGATGAAATCAATGGTGTCAAGCTGAGCACATCAGCTCCTGATAATTGGCAATTGGTGAAAGTTGATAGTGAAAAACCTGAACACCAAGACCTTTCAAATCCCTGCTACATTGGAGAACAAGTTTACCAGGATGAAAGATTAAACTTAAATGATTGTGTGTTGGATGGTTTTGATGTTCTTCCTGAAGATTCCCAGCAGAACAATGTTCTTCCGCGTTTTGAGTCAAAGGAAGCAGAAGGAAATGGTGCCGGCCCAATTGAACCCGCAATTTCCAGAAACCTTTCTGTTATACCACCTGTGATGCTTGATTGCAGGTTTAATGAAGTGGAAATGGTGGACTCCCCTAGTGTGGAGAATATTGCATCGGTATCTGAAGACAATGGGCCAGTGGTTGAGAACCACAACCTTGATACACAGTTCAGGAATGACATTCGTCTTCATGGGCAAGCTTCTTTGGAATTGCACAACATGGATGAAGATCAAAGAAGAGTTTCACTGACTGCTCACGATATTAAGACAACTTCTTTAAAAAGTGGAGATTCGACGTCCCAACTAAACCTGACAATGCAGGTTGAGGCTGGTTCTGCAAAAGACACAATTGAACACAGATATTTGGGATTTAAAGGTTCAGATTTATCTGTTGAAAGTAGCTGTCATGCCTCTCAGTTGCAGCCTGAATATGACATAATCTCTTGCCACCAAGATACTTCAATGGCGCAAATTAAATTCATGAGTGATGAAATAAATGTAATTGAAGAGGAAACTAACGTGCCAAGTGGTGAATTTGATGATGGAAAACACAATGTTCAACAAGCTAAGCAGGATATCTCTTGCTTTAGGGCAGAAGCTAGAATACTGAACTGGATTCCAGGGGATTATGGCCTTTCATTTGAAGGTAGCAAATCTGTGGAAGAGTGCCACAAATATAACACTGGGAACAGTGAAGATATCAGTTTGAAAGTAAACTGGTGTGATGCAAGTGGATTGCAAAGCCCCCCTGATCTATCTAAGCATGAAATCTTGGAAGAAGCAAATAAACAAGTTGATGAAGGTAATGATGTGATTAAGGAACCCCTACCTGGATCTCCAGAGGAGTCCTCAGTTGCAAATTGCAGGTACTCAGTGGGTTTTAATAATGCACATAAACTATCTGGATGTCCAGAGCTTCGGCATCCAAATATTGTAGCAGTACAAGTATCACAGGAATTTAAGCCCAGATCAGATTTGAATGGAACTTTGCTTGCAAATAATGCTTCCTGTAAGGAATGTGAGGAAACTGATGAGCTTGTTGTAGATCGGAATGATGCTTGTGGAAGTGAACCCAAGTGTTCAGATGCTTGTATGGAAGTAGCACCAGCAATACCTGATGGCACACCTGATTTGGGGGGAAAGGTTGACTACTCACAACTGGAACTTGCAGTGACTAGAAGTTCCATGGTTGAGCAATCACCAGAAAAGGTTCACGGTTATACAAAGTCCAGGGATACCAATAGGCTATGTGATCAAGCTGCTTCCGTGGAGTCTGACTCATCTGCAAAGACAACCAATGAAGAAGATTCTGTGCAAACTTTGGCATGTAATTCCTTGGAAGGGAAACTAAGGTCATCTCTTATTTCTGATCAGACATCACCAAGTGGAACCATTCTGCAGGATAATGAAGTTAATGTATTGAGCAGCAACACTTTGGCAGAGGATGCTGAAACTAATATCTTGAACATTAATCATACTCTTGACGATGAACAGCAGCAAGGATTAGATGATACCATGTACCCACCAAAAGATAAGGATGCAACAAAAGAGCT TAAGAAGTCTAGGAGCGGAAGGAAGCAAGATGGCCTTGTTATAAAACCTCCATCAGATGCTGTTCCATTCTCTGATGAATGGTTAGCTGCAATTGAAGCAGCTGGAGAG GAAATTTTAACCAAGAAAGGTGGTGCTGTACAGAATTCACCCCCGAACAAGTCTCCTCCTCAACTAGGTCCATATTCACCG GTGAAACGGAAACAAAATCAAGTAATTGGACCATTTGATTGTACAAAACATACCAACAACCCCCCCGGTTCTCAATAA